The Augochlora pura isolate Apur16 chromosome 4, APUR_v2.2.1, whole genome shotgun sequence genome segment TAAACtgatatataatgtattcaGGTTGAACTGGTTTATTAGAAATGAAACAGGACTGTGTAACAAAGTAACGAACAAGGTGGTAGATTACGCTTAACATGTACACGTTTATATCCTTGCAGAACAGATTTGCAACCAAGAAAGCAATTCTTATTCTGTATAAGCATTGTCCTCCAACGCGTGgttcttgttaattttttttggtCGCATATTACTTTCTATGTTAACCGTTCGACCCCTTTCTAGGTGGGAATTCTGGGAGGGAGCCAGTGTTATAGATCTGATCGATGTTCGTGTAAGAGAACCTTCTAGAGTGACCTGGTATATCGTCAGTTCTTTCATTCTCCAACTCTTCTACCTCCAGAGGGTCCATGTCTTCGTCTTCCTCCAGCTCGTGACATATATCTAACTCATCTTTTATGTATACCGCGCAGTTCATCGTTTGAATAGCCTCTGTACCTATCCCCTGTTTCCTCCTGTCCAGAGGTTCGTGCCTGACAGGGTCTAGTTGAACCGGAGGAGGTTTCCCAGCAGTGATCTCAACCTCATCCATGATGCAATGCTTTTTCAGCAGAGGGTAATCCTTGGAGATCTCTGACAGTATCCTAGGCCAGCTAATAACAGGACCAGAGGGCTCCTTTCTCTTCTGAGGGGGTTGATTGGGGATGCCCCTGCTGGTGCTAGGCATATCGTGAGCTTCCAAAATACTGATTCCAGACTTACCGGTCTCCAACCGTTGACTCAATAAATTCATAGTCTCTTCGCTCTTCTTGCCAACTTCCTGGGCTTTGATCGCAGATTTCTGTAAGGCGGAAATAGACCTGGTGGTAGGGCAATTCTTAATTTGAGACCTAGAGGGGCCAGGCTCCGGTTCTGGTACAGTTTTGACAAGCAGTCCTTTGGTCTCCTCGTTCTTCGATCTCGTCACCGTGGCGGTCTTCCTGGTCGGCTCGTGGGACGAGTTGTTGTAGGTCTCGCCGCCGAGCACCTTGGTCTGTATCTGCTTGAGGCCGGTGACCTCCAGGATTTCGGCGAGCTTCAACAATCGTCTAACCTCACTCTGAACCACTTGTATCTCACCGCAGTACATGAAGTTGACGATCGTCTTCAGGTCGTCGGCCTCGATGTCGTGCAAAATGATCATCGGGTGCGGATGGTCGTTGGCGACCAGCAATCGCCGGAAGAACGTGCTCGCGTTGGCCAACACCATCTTGTGACACTTTATGATCGTCCCGTCTTTGCACACGAGCGAAAGGTCTACAAACTGTTGCTTCTCGTAGCATGTGTCCAGGGAAACCGCCAAATGGGACGAGAAGCTCTGCCACTTGAGGCTCAGCACCGTCTCCTCCATCATCGCGGCGATTCTAATTGATCAGCGGCACACCGATTATACGCTGCGAACCGCTCAGGCCTCGCGACTTTCGTTTATCGCACCGCTATTCGCCATGACACGTGCCGCGTTCGTTTACTTGCCAAGGACCTGTAACCGGACACCGACGATCCCGCGCCGTCCCGTTTTCACACGGAAAACCCGGCGCCGAGCAGGAAGTCGCGGAGGAAGTCGAAACGAGTCCCCGAAGCACTTTTCGGGAAAACTTACGCGACCGAGTGGGGATCccgctttttaaaaatacccTGTATAGCAATCGATTTCCGCCAGACAGCTGCTAGCGTGATCTGCCAGGTAGCAGACCAACTACCGGCACGGAGACTTGCTCCAAAAATAAAACCACCGACGACCCCGGGGACACCCTGCCGAAAACCCGGGCAAAACTGCGGGGTGGAATGGCCCTCCGATAAAAGGACCCTTCCGAGTCCGTTGCCAAGTTCCCCTTCTCACTCTAAACATCCTTAAACTAATCGTTCTTTTCTGAACGCAATAGCTTCTTCGATATTCTTCAGCTTCGAAAGACGTTGTCGCATTGTCCTGAACAATTTGTGACTTTCACGTCGCTGCATTGCTATGAATTTACGTGCATATGTTTTCGAGTCGGTACGGTTTCTCAATCATTATCTATTAGCTTTCGAAAAGGTATCTATAAAGTTTggtgttttattcatttcgaGGTAGAATTATTTCTCTGGCCAAACCAAGCAAACGAATCGCATCGTCGAGAAGTACTAGATATTTGTACCATAAATTTGTTCGCCAAAGATACGGAAGATTCGAACTAAGGTCTCTAAAGTTATTTTCgcgagtgaaataaatattttatgttataattttgttaccaAATTCGGAAAAGCAAGTTTTTCGCCGGATAGAGGATCGAATGTTGGCGGCATTGGGGGCGCGCAAGCGCCGCGCGTTCTCGAGATATCTCGATGGATCGATGGTCGTCGGTGGCGTTGTTTCGAGCGGTCGACCTGGCCAATTGGTTTCGATAATAGCAAATGGTCGTTTAATAACAGATGATTGAACGCGTTCGACGGCGCGGCCTAGCATTTATCTGTCAAAAGTGGTGACGGCCGGGCCGATCGGCGATGAGCCGGTTCACGGTCGCCTGTTGATCATCCAGCCCCGCGATTCGCCCGCCAAGCTTCACGGGACGAGCACGCGTTGCCGCCGGGAGAGACGCGCACATTGTTGTCCAGGTTCTTCCCCCGTTCGCATAGGATCAAACCGCGGCCGAGCATACgtgcttcttctttttctccgtcGGGCCCCCGAGGAGAGGCTAGGCGGCGCGaacgccgagccgagccgagtaAGTGGCAAACAGAGCAGCTCCCTCGCCGCGAACGGATCGGCGCCGAGAAAACAGTTTATTATGTGATCGTGAACTGTACCTTGACCGATACCCAGCACGTGAACGAAGGAAGGAAACGAAGGAAGACGGAAAGTCAGTCGGGAAAATGCGAGACGTTCGAGCCGGTGTGTTCTGCTACCTCATCGTGACGGTTCTTTTTCTAGCGCCATTCACTTCAGCAGGTAAGCGCCCGACGATTCGGGTTCGTCTGTtcctcactcactctctctttctctctctctctcactctctcgccAGTAAATTCTCCGCACCAGCCCGAGCTCCGAAATTGCTCGTTCGAACCATTTGGGGTCACCCCTGCTAAGGCCACAATAGTCTTCTTCCGCTTTTTCGCCGCCCCTTCCCCCTCGCCACACTCCTCGACTCGTGGCTCTCGCTCCTTTTCTTTCCTCCCgtctcccttcctccctcttTCACCCATCGCTCCGTCCCTCTTTCGCTCATTCcgcctttctctttctcacccGGTCGCTCCCGCTCTCGAACTCGTCGCGTGTCTCCTCTCTTCTCGGTCT includes the following:
- the LOC144468547 gene encoding uncharacterized protein LOC144468547, with the translated sequence MMEETVLSLKWQSFSSHLAVSLDTCYEKQQFVDLSLVCKDGTIIKCHKMVLANASTFFRRLLVANDHPHPMIILHDIEADDLKTIVNFMYCGEIQVVQSEVRRLLKLAEILEVTGLKQIQTKVLGGETYNNSSHEPTRKTATVTRSKNEETKGLLVKTVPEPEPGPSRSQIKNCPTTRSISALQKSAIKAQEVGKKSEETMNLLSQRLETGKSGISILEAHDMPSTSRGIPNQPPQKRKEPSGPVISWPRILSEISKDYPLLKKHCIMDEVEITAGKPPPVQLDPVRHEPLDRRKQGIGTEAIQTMNCAVYIKDELDICHELEEDEDMDPLEVEELENERTDDIPGHSRRFSYTNIDQIYNTGSLPEFPPRKGSNVIFYVDATRHAQAHAMEDKLIEEQKLLDDSSSVDKRVTEEEFQNFMHRVTEVEKIVKKLASDDPEEQKYGQILADEILERKYETVISEDCELRVKSNRTVINKYAKDEAKNREQMSQEAFMRSVEKDAKERSENRKIRNERAETFKRIGNGAFKVGNYEKAVTYYSKAIEQRKDSSVLWNNRALAYMNLGLYKKALSDCEWALKVHDANIKALLNIAKCYKHLEDEVSYREYIRLARERNPRFNKFIDEFEENMDTGIDQQD